One genomic region from Litoribacterium kuwaitense encodes:
- a CDS encoding glutathione peroxidase: MNVHDFQAKTIMGEEKNLADYKGNVLVIVNTASKCGFTPQFKELQELYDQYKDQGLDILGFPCNQFMSQDPGTEEDIHEFCQVNYGVTFQMFSKVDVNGKNAHPLFQYLTSQKSGMLSKQIKWNFTKFLVGKDGEVIDRYAPQTSPAKMENDIQSALQA; the protein is encoded by the coding sequence ATGAATGTACACGATTTTCAGGCAAAAACGATCATGGGCGAAGAAAAGAATTTAGCGGATTACAAAGGCAACGTGCTCGTCATCGTCAATACCGCAAGTAAATGTGGATTCACGCCACAATTTAAAGAGCTTCAAGAGTTGTATGATCAGTATAAAGATCAAGGTCTAGACATTCTCGGATTTCCTTGCAACCAGTTTATGAGCCAAGACCCCGGCACTGAAGAAGACATTCACGAGTTTTGCCAAGTCAACTACGGCGTCACCTTTCAAATGTTTTCAAAAGTAGACGTCAATGGAAAAAATGCTCATCCTTTGTTTCAATATTTAACAAGCCAAAAGTCTGGTATGCTGTCCAAGCAAATCAAATGGAACTTTACGAAATTCCTCGTCGGCAAAGACGGTGAGGTGATTGATCGTTACGCTCCGCAAACGTCTCCCGCTAAAATGGAAAACGATATTCAATCAGCGCTTCAAGCGTAA
- a CDS encoding 1-deoxy-D-xylulose-5-phosphate reductoisomerase: MKKVAIIGATGSIGTQALDVIRQHPEEFEVVGLTAQSRVEELRQSIGEFRPKKAAIYSKTHRDMLQGDIHDISISYGDEGLLEVAVDSGADIVVMAVIGSAGILPTIEALKAGKDVVIANKETLVAAGELVTEIARTHGSQLIPVDSEHSAIFQALSGQSLEDVERLIITASGGAFRHNTREEMAALTAADALKHPNWEMGAKITIDSATLMNKGFEVMEAHWLFNVPYERIDVLVHEESLIHSVVEYHDGSMMAQLGAPDMRVAIQYALHHPRRLKSDFKRLDWREVATMHFAAPDMERFPCLAYAYEAGKAGGTLPAALNGANEVANARFREGKIGFLDIEKTIAHVMEKHTNITSPTLEDILSADLEAVRTAEVFIQQGL, encoded by the coding sequence TTGAAAAAGGTTGCGATTATTGGTGCGACGGGTTCAATAGGAACGCAGGCGCTTGATGTCATTCGTCAGCATCCTGAGGAGTTTGAGGTTGTTGGATTAACGGCACAAAGCCGAGTGGAGGAGCTTCGCCAATCAATTGGGGAGTTTCGCCCGAAGAAGGCGGCGATTTACTCGAAAACGCACCGAGACATGTTACAGGGGGATATTCACGATATTTCGATCTCGTATGGGGACGAAGGATTGCTAGAGGTAGCGGTTGATAGCGGAGCTGACATCGTCGTCATGGCTGTCATTGGATCGGCAGGCATTTTACCGACGATTGAAGCGTTAAAAGCAGGAAAAGACGTCGTCATTGCGAATAAAGAAACGCTTGTTGCCGCAGGCGAATTGGTGACGGAGATTGCCAGGACGCACGGCAGTCAGCTCATTCCGGTTGACAGCGAGCATTCAGCCATTTTTCAGGCATTGTCTGGTCAATCGCTTGAAGATGTGGAGCGACTCATCATCACTGCATCTGGCGGGGCATTTCGCCACAACACGAGAGAGGAGATGGCTGCTCTCACAGCTGCCGATGCGTTAAAACATCCGAATTGGGAAATGGGCGCTAAAATTACCATCGACAGTGCAACGCTCATGAATAAAGGCTTTGAGGTGATGGAAGCGCACTGGCTATTTAATGTTCCTTATGAGCGGATTGACGTGCTTGTCCATGAAGAGAGTCTCATTCATTCCGTTGTTGAATATCACGATGGATCCATGATGGCGCAGCTCGGTGCCCCTGATATGCGCGTCGCTATTCAGTATGCCCTGCATCATCCGCGTCGACTCAAAAGTGATTTTAAACGGCTGGATTGGCGTGAGGTTGCGACGATGCACTTTGCAGCCCCTGATATGGAGCGTTTTCCGTGTCTTGCCTATGCTTATGAGGCGGGGAAAGCAGGTGGCACGTTGCCTGCCGCTTTAAACGGGGCGAACGAAGTTGCCAATGCTCGCTTCCGTGAAGGGAAAATCGGGTTTTTAGACATTGAAAAAACCATTGCTCACGTCATGGAAAAGCACACAAATATCACTTCGCCAACGCTGGAAGACATTTTATCTGCCGATCTAGAAGCTGTCCGTACTGCGGAAGTGTTTATTCAGCAGGGACTATGA
- a CDS encoding DUF523 domain-containing protein — MILVSACLAGVACRYDASHKWQEAIHQLVDQKKAIMACPEVLGGLPTPRPPAEIHGGTGEDVLSGKAFIRTPDGQDVTSAYLSGAYQMLELARKHEASFVVLKENSPSCGSSYIYNGNFNGTKMVGEGVTCALLRKEGFAVMSEETFIHKLGEKNSFSDEHGH; from the coding sequence ATGATTTTAGTAAGTGCTTGCCTAGCAGGTGTCGCCTGTCGCTACGACGCTTCTCACAAATGGCAAGAAGCCATTCATCAGCTTGTCGACCAGAAAAAAGCGATCATGGCTTGCCCAGAAGTGCTTGGTGGTCTCCCTACTCCCCGACCTCCAGCAGAAATTCACGGAGGAACCGGGGAAGATGTCTTATCAGGAAAAGCTTTCATACGTACGCCAGACGGTCAAGATGTGACGTCTGCCTATTTGTCCGGTGCCTATCAGATGCTTGAGCTTGCACGAAAACACGAAGCATCGTTCGTCGTATTGAAAGAGAATAGCCCTTCATGTGGAAGCTCTTACATTTATAATGGAAACTTCAATGGAACAAAAATGGTCGGCGAAGGTGTGACCTGTGCTTTACTGCGAAAAGAAGGCTTTGCTGTCATGTCTGAAGAGACGTTTATCCATAAGCTCGGTGAAAAAAACTCTTTTTCCGATGAACATGGTCATTAA
- a CDS encoding amidase family protein, which produces MERISLKKARWGMLIVVVLLCSTLSVEAKEPLQTLQENGWVDGHVQSDDKLTVQDFVALMNTMEGDLRGQSFSAVHRPEGVLTREGAALLLQQHTGWPDAYAPFTDVPPDAEAAGAIGALAQKGVMQGLSSQIFGYGQPMTFGEAAQLVLRYTETIKSNELMEASVVELQQMMDEEQLTAAELVHFYLERIEKYDKQGPALNAMITVNDNALARAKQLDEERHTKGARGPLHGIPVVVKDNFDTADMPTTAGCLCLEDSLPPDDAHQVELLRKAGAIILGKTNLHEFAVGYTTSGSMTGQTLNPYALDRYPGGSSGGTGAAVAGNFAVAGLGSDTGGSIRIPSSMNSLVGIRPTVGLSSRDGIIPLALTQDVGGPMARTVADAAALLEVTAGYDPEDPVTSWSEEEVPRSYVTALDEDGLRGARIGLLTQLTGDAAAPEVNQVITEAVSDLEALGAEVIPVKLPHFDEIMSYSSLSGWEFKFQLNDYLTSLGDDAPYTSLGEIIEAESYDPAIEGLLKARNSRKSLDEKEYKDIVLYRTKLTQEDLLTTMADQELDALVYPTSSHPPAKIGQEQRVGTNVLLSSFSGFPAITVPAGFTDEGLPVGIELLGRKFAEPTLIRFAYSYEQGTMHRKKPEMLP; this is translated from the coding sequence ATGGAGAGGATTAGCCTGAAGAAAGCGAGATGGGGCATGCTCATCGTCGTCGTTTTGCTTTGCTCGACCTTGTCTGTTGAAGCGAAAGAGCCGCTCCAGACATTACAAGAAAACGGTTGGGTAGACGGTCACGTTCAATCGGATGATAAGCTGACTGTCCAAGACTTTGTGGCTCTGATGAACACAATGGAAGGTGATCTTAGAGGGCAGTCTTTTTCAGCAGTCCATCGCCCTGAAGGTGTTTTGACGAGGGAAGGCGCTGCACTTTTGTTGCAGCAGCACACAGGGTGGCCGGATGCCTATGCTCCATTTACAGATGTCCCCCCAGATGCTGAAGCGGCTGGTGCAATTGGTGCGTTGGCGCAAAAAGGTGTCATGCAAGGCTTATCAAGTCAAATTTTTGGCTATGGACAACCGATGACCTTTGGTGAGGCTGCACAGCTCGTGCTTCGGTATACGGAAACGATCAAATCGAACGAGCTGATGGAAGCATCGGTCGTTGAGCTTCAGCAAATGATGGACGAAGAGCAGCTTACAGCTGCAGAGCTTGTTCATTTTTATCTTGAGCGGATTGAGAAGTACGACAAACAAGGTCCAGCACTGAATGCAATGATTACGGTAAATGACAACGCCTTGGCACGCGCGAAGCAATTAGATGAGGAAAGACATACAAAAGGTGCGCGGGGGCCGCTTCACGGTATTCCGGTTGTCGTAAAGGATAATTTTGACACAGCTGATATGCCGACGACAGCTGGTTGCCTCTGTTTAGAAGACTCCCTTCCCCCCGATGACGCGCATCAAGTCGAGCTTTTAAGGAAAGCAGGAGCCATTATTTTAGGGAAGACGAATCTCCATGAATTTGCGGTCGGATATACGACGAGCGGTTCAATGACTGGACAGACATTAAATCCGTATGCGCTTGACCGGTATCCTGGAGGATCGAGCGGAGGCACAGGCGCGGCAGTGGCGGGCAATTTTGCAGTCGCTGGACTTGGATCTGATACAGGTGGATCGATTCGCATACCCTCGTCGATGAACAGCTTAGTCGGTATTCGTCCGACTGTTGGCCTGTCCAGTCGTGACGGTATCATTCCTTTGGCACTGACGCAGGATGTAGGTGGACCGATGGCGCGCACTGTCGCGGATGCAGCTGCTCTTTTAGAAGTGACAGCCGGTTACGATCCTGAAGACCCCGTGACATCGTGGAGTGAAGAAGAGGTTCCGCGGAGCTACGTGACAGCGCTTGACGAAGACGGGCTACGGGGTGCGCGCATCGGCTTATTAACACAGCTGACCGGTGATGCCGCCGCGCCAGAGGTGAATCAAGTCATCACCGAGGCAGTTTCTGATTTAGAGGCGCTTGGTGCAGAGGTAATCCCTGTTAAGCTGCCTCATTTCGACGAAATCATGTCGTATTCAAGTTTAAGTGGATGGGAATTTAAATTTCAGTTGAATGATTATTTGACATCCCTTGGCGACGACGCTCCATACACATCTCTTGGTGAAATTATTGAGGCAGAGAGCTACGATCCAGCCATTGAAGGCTTACTTAAAGCGAGAAATAGCCGAAAGTCATTAGATGAAAAGGAATATAAAGATATCGTTTTGTATCGAACAAAATTGACGCAGGAAGATTTGTTGACAACGATGGCTGATCAGGAGCTTGATGCGCTTGTGTATCCGACATCTTCTCATCCGCCGGCGAAAATTGGTCAAGAGCAAAGGGTCGGTACGAACGTTCTGTTAAGCTCGTTCTCAGGATTTCCAGCAATTACCGTACCTGCTGGCTTCACAGATGAGGGGCTACCCGTTGGCATTGAATTGCTGGGACGGAAATTTGCTGAACCGACCTTGATACGCTTTGCCTATAGCTACGAGCAAGGGACGATGCATCGTAAAAAACCGGAAATGCTTCCTTGA
- a CDS encoding siderophore ABC transporter substrate-binding protein encodes MKKTLMGWMMLALVFVLAACGTSESGNEKAESNAAEEVNVEADESSEATEETADEEEAAASDTVTVKHELGEAVVPKNPENVVVFDYGVLDTLQQLGVEPAGLPKGSTIPEHLSKFEEDAYANAGTLFEPDFELVNELKPELIIISGRASEAYEDLQEIAPTIYLGVDATNYMDSFKENMRTIGEIFEKEDEVESEIADVEASVAALKEKAEASEEKALILLANDGSISAYGSQSRFGLIHDEFGFALADENIEAANHGMSVTFEYVLEKNPEILFVIDRGAVVGGESSAKEVVENEIVKQTAAYENGNIVYLDPNYWYLSSGGLEAMKGMLEETGSVLGE; translated from the coding sequence ATGAAAAAGACGTTGATGGGTTGGATGATGTTGGCGCTAGTGTTCGTGCTGGCGGCATGTGGAACGAGTGAGAGTGGTAACGAAAAAGCAGAAAGTAATGCTGCCGAAGAAGTGAACGTTGAAGCGGATGAATCATCTGAAGCAACAGAAGAAACAGCAGACGAGGAGGAAGCTGCTGCTAGTGACACGGTGACTGTGAAGCATGAGCTGGGTGAGGCCGTTGTTCCTAAGAATCCGGAAAATGTCGTCGTGTTTGATTACGGTGTGTTGGATACATTGCAGCAGTTAGGTGTTGAGCCTGCAGGTTTGCCGAAGGGTAGTACAATTCCGGAGCATTTAAGCAAGTTTGAAGAAGACGCGTATGCGAATGCAGGAACGTTATTTGAACCAGATTTTGAGCTAGTGAATGAATTAAAGCCTGAACTGATCATTATTTCTGGTCGTGCGAGCGAGGCATATGAAGATTTACAAGAGATTGCCCCTACGATTTACCTCGGTGTCGATGCGACAAATTATATGGATTCGTTTAAAGAAAACATGAGAACAATTGGTGAGATTTTTGAAAAGGAAGATGAAGTGGAGAGCGAAATTGCTGACGTCGAAGCGTCTGTTGCTGCACTAAAAGAAAAAGCGGAGGCGTCTGAGGAGAAGGCATTAATTCTCTTAGCGAACGACGGGTCTATCAGTGCGTACGGCTCGCAGTCTCGCTTTGGTCTTATTCACGATGAATTCGGCTTTGCTCTGGCTGATGAAAATATTGAAGCAGCGAACCACGGGATGAGCGTCACGTTTGAATACGTACTTGAGAAAAACCCTGAGATTCTGTTTGTCATCGACCGTGGTGCGGTTGTCGGTGGGGAGTCATCTGCAAAAGAAGTCGTTGAAAACGAGATTGTGAAGCAGACGGCTGCTTACGAGAATGGCAACATCGTTTACTTAGACCCTAATTACTGGTACTTGAGCAGTGGTGGCTTAGAAGCGATGAAAGGCATGCTTGAAGAGACGGGTTCTGTTCTCGGAGAATAA
- a CDS encoding lipoate--protein ligase family protein: MRDTWGFIDTGILDAKVNMAMDEMLLHWHSEGKIPPILRFYQWAAPSLSIGYFQKVDKAIDEQALDRYGVPLVRRLTGGSAVLHDDELTYSITLTEDKPYIPASVGQAYYILSKGVFAGYENLGMSVEYAETKKFDKNRSAVCFEKPALYELMANGKKISGNAQTRQKGVLLQHGSIPRTIDRTMLFDLFKFSNERVRERSRKSFDQKATTIHQELGQSVSVDAMKTAFKKGFETGVNIELVPFELTSEQWAEVYQLAEEKYGSLEWNFI; this comes from the coding sequence GTGCGTGATACGTGGGGATTTATCGACACCGGAATCCTTGATGCCAAAGTCAATATGGCCATGGACGAAATGCTGCTTCATTGGCATAGTGAAGGGAAAATACCACCCATTTTGCGTTTCTATCAATGGGCTGCGCCGAGCCTGTCAATTGGATATTTTCAAAAGGTCGATAAGGCGATCGATGAGCAAGCCTTAGATCGGTATGGCGTTCCACTCGTTCGGAGGTTAACAGGTGGAAGCGCCGTTTTGCACGATGATGAGCTTACATACAGTATTACCCTTACAGAAGATAAGCCCTACATTCCGGCTTCGGTCGGACAAGCTTATTACATCCTATCCAAGGGCGTTTTTGCAGGCTATGAAAACCTCGGCATGTCTGTCGAATATGCAGAAACGAAAAAATTTGATAAAAACCGCTCAGCCGTCTGTTTTGAAAAGCCAGCACTGTACGAATTAATGGCCAACGGAAAGAAAATCTCTGGAAATGCCCAAACGCGTCAAAAAGGCGTTCTCCTTCAACACGGTTCGATTCCGCGCACCATTGATCGTACGATGCTGTTCGACCTATTCAAGTTTTCAAACGAGCGCGTTCGCGAAAGAAGCAGAAAATCGTTCGACCAAAAAGCAACGACCATTCATCAAGAACTTGGTCAGTCTGTATCAGTCGACGCCATGAAAACAGCCTTTAAAAAAGGATTTGAAACAGGTGTCAATATTGAGCTCGTTCCTTTTGAATTAACGAGCGAGCAATGGGCTGAAGTCTATCAGCTGGCAGAAGAAAAATACGGTTCACTAGAGTGGAACTTTATATAA
- the lipA gene encoding lipoyl synthase, giving the protein MAKQEEYIRKPEWLKTKINTNQSYRGLKKLMRDKKLNTVCEEARCPNIHECWSERKTATFMILGDTCTRGCRFCAVKTGLPNELDWGEPERVAESVAIMELRHVVVTAVARDDLNDGGAAVFAETVRAIRRSNPGCTIEILPSDMKGDYESLHTLMDSNPDIFNHNIETVRRLTKKVRARAMYDRSLQLLQRVKEIAPNTPTKSSIMVGLGEEKDEIIQAMDDLLAHDVDIMTIGQYLQPTKKHLDVVRYYHPDEFAELKEIALEKGFSHCEAGPLVRSSYHADEQVSKTSAQRRMDYMKGYEKQEDKQVDFTPEMFNKS; this is encoded by the coding sequence ATGGCTAAACAAGAAGAATACATCCGTAAACCCGAGTGGTTAAAAACAAAAATCAATACAAACCAATCGTACCGCGGACTTAAGAAATTAATGCGCGACAAAAAACTAAACACCGTTTGCGAGGAAGCGCGCTGCCCAAATATTCACGAGTGCTGGAGTGAGCGGAAAACGGCGACTTTTATGATTTTAGGTGATACGTGTACGCGCGGCTGTCGCTTTTGTGCTGTCAAAACCGGTCTGCCAAATGAGCTCGATTGGGGTGAGCCGGAGCGGGTTGCCGAATCGGTTGCGATCATGGAATTAAGACACGTCGTCGTAACAGCTGTTGCACGCGACGATTTAAATGATGGCGGTGCAGCGGTTTTTGCCGAAACCGTTCGCGCCATCCGCCGCTCAAATCCTGGTTGTACGATCGAAATTTTGCCGTCTGATATGAAAGGAGATTACGAAAGCCTTCATACACTTATGGACAGCAACCCTGATATTTTCAACCATAATATTGAAACGGTCCGCAGGTTAACCAAAAAGGTTCGGGCTCGCGCAATGTATGACCGCTCCTTGCAATTGCTGCAGAGAGTCAAAGAAATCGCGCCAAACACACCGACAAAATCAAGCATTATGGTCGGGCTCGGCGAAGAAAAAGACGAAATCATTCAAGCCATGGATGATTTATTAGCACACGATGTAGATATCATGACAATCGGACAATATTTACAGCCAACGAAAAAACATTTAGACGTCGTCCGCTATTACCACCCTGATGAATTTGCCGAGCTCAAAGAAATCGCCTTAGAAAAGGGCTTCAGTCACTGTGAAGCAGGGCCACTCGTCCGCTCTTCATACCATGCCGATGAGCAAGTATCAAAGACGTCTGCACAGCGTCGCATGGATTATATGAAAGGCTATGAAAAGCAGGAAGACAAACAAGTCGATTTTACACCAGAAATGTTTAACAAAAGCTAA
- a CDS encoding AAA family ATPase has translation MSLKSLYILHDQIPNTNDYPFSIPAIRRLDELHLDQPVTCFVGENGSGKSTLLEAIADKAGFNTAGGGAGHVYDVHRSEASLGDYIRLSWLPKHTRGFFLRAESFYHFASYIDQDPDLLAMQYGNRSLLSQSHGESFMRMFTEKFSGKSLFLLDEPEAALSPQRQLALLRIMKDLTEEGSQFIIATHSPILLGYPDAVIYNFDAEPVAPIAYEETDHVNITHAFITRRQTLLDELFTEDDES, from the coding sequence ATGTCATTAAAAAGCCTTTATATTCTTCACGATCAAATTCCCAACACAAATGACTATCCCTTTTCTATTCCAGCAATTCGCCGCCTTGATGAACTTCATTTAGATCAGCCTGTGACGTGTTTTGTTGGTGAAAACGGCTCAGGAAAGTCTACTTTGCTTGAAGCCATTGCCGATAAAGCCGGATTTAACACGGCAGGAGGCGGCGCAGGTCACGTGTACGATGTGCATCGTTCCGAGGCAAGTCTCGGAGATTACATCAGACTCTCTTGGCTACCAAAGCATACACGTGGCTTCTTCTTGCGCGCAGAGAGTTTTTATCACTTTGCCAGTTATATTGACCAAGACCCTGACCTTTTAGCTATGCAATACGGCAACCGCTCACTTTTATCTCAATCGCACGGAGAAAGCTTTATGCGCATGTTCACCGAAAAGTTTAGCGGCAAATCGCTGTTTTTGCTTGACGAGCCAGAAGCCGCCCTTTCGCCACAACGACAGCTTGCCCTGCTGAGAATTATGAAAGACTTAACGGAGGAAGGCTCACAATTTATTATCGCGACTCATTCACCGATTCTGCTAGGCTATCCTGATGCGGTCATATACAATTTTGATGCCGAACCAGTCGCGCCGATTGCATACGAAGAAACAGATCACGTAAACATCACGCATGCCTTTATTACTCGAAGGCAGACACTGCTTGACGAACTTTTTACTGAGGATGACGAATCATAG
- a CDS encoding iron ABC transporter ATP-binding protein — MVEVEQVTKSYGSSPVVSDVTFRVEKGTLTSLIGPNGAGKSTLLSMMTRLSPIDQGHVFIDGKDVSRWKSQELAKKVSILKQTNHINLRLTVRELVAFGRFPYSQGRLTKADEETIDEALQYVELEEMQTKYVDELSGGQRQRAFIAMVIAQNTDYIFLDEPLNNLDMKYSVQTMKLLTRLVRELGKTVILVIHDINFASSYSDTIVAMKDGKLMAEGPTREMIRSDVLHRVFDMHIPVHEVECQKVCLYF, encoded by the coding sequence ATGGTCGAAGTAGAACAGGTTACTAAATCCTATGGCTCGTCGCCTGTCGTTTCGGATGTGACGTTTCGGGTTGAAAAAGGGACGTTGACTTCTTTAATTGGTCCGAATGGTGCAGGGAAAAGTACGCTTTTGTCAATGATGACGCGTTTAAGTCCGATCGATCAAGGTCATGTCTTTATTGACGGAAAGGATGTGAGCCGCTGGAAGAGTCAGGAGCTGGCGAAAAAGGTCTCTATTTTAAAACAGACGAATCACATTAATCTTCGTTTAACCGTTCGTGAGCTTGTGGCGTTTGGTCGTTTCCCCTATTCTCAAGGGCGTTTGACGAAAGCGGATGAGGAAACGATTGATGAAGCGTTACAGTACGTGGAACTGGAAGAGATGCAAACGAAATATGTCGATGAATTGAGTGGCGGTCAGAGACAGCGTGCTTTCATCGCGATGGTGATTGCGCAAAATACAGATTACATCTTTTTGGATGAGCCTTTAAATAACTTAGATATGAAGTATTCCGTCCAGACGATGAAGCTGTTAACTCGTCTCGTACGGGAGCTTGGTAAGACGGTGATTCTTGTCATTCACGACATTAACTTTGCATCGTCGTATTCGGATACGATTGTTGCGATGAAGGATGGAAAGCTGATGGCTGAAGGGCCGACGCGTGAGATGATTCGGAGCGACGTGCTGCATCGTGTGTTTGATATGCACATTCCGGTCCATGAGGTTGAATGTCAGAAGGTATGTTTATATTTTTAA
- a CDS encoding alpha-L-fucosidase, with product MNEMMKEAKAQWPAHYGSPEWLVHDRFGLFIHWGLYALPARHEWVMTWEKTPPEAYKTYMKYFNPDLYDAKKWAKAAKQAGMKYVVVTTKHHEGFAMWDSALTDYKITNTPFGRDAIAELVEALREQDLKVGFYHSLIDWHHPDFPLDGIHPLREDEEAKAHRKSDIANYRTYLHEQVKELLTNYGKIDYLWFDFSYPDKDWGWSTGKGKDDWGSEELERLALQLQPDLIFNNRMDLDRGVVTPEQYQPKGPATRDGVPVIWEACQTLTGSWGYDRDNLDFKSPELLVKMLIDTVSKNGNLLLNVGPNGRGEFETRALHSLSEIGEWMRLHECSIVGTGRSELAVPEDCRLTQRGSTVYVHLFSWPLKHLHMPHLEGKIDYAQFLHDASEVRFKQHDPSEAHSHTDAEVDPGSVTFELPVQKPDVLVPVIEVFLKEDA from the coding sequence ATGAACGAAATGATGAAAGAGGCTAAAGCACAGTGGCCTGCACATTACGGGAGTCCAGAGTGGCTAGTGCATGATCGATTCGGGCTATTTATCCATTGGGGTTTGTATGCGCTTCCGGCGCGTCATGAATGGGTGATGACGTGGGAGAAAACGCCGCCTGAAGCGTACAAGACGTATATGAAATATTTTAATCCAGACTTGTATGATGCAAAAAAGTGGGCAAAGGCGGCAAAGCAAGCCGGGATGAAGTATGTTGTCGTGACGACGAAGCACCATGAAGGATTCGCGATGTGGGATAGCGCGTTGACCGACTATAAAATTACGAATACACCATTCGGGCGTGATGCGATCGCTGAGCTTGTTGAAGCGCTGCGAGAGCAAGATTTAAAGGTCGGATTCTATCATTCTCTTATTGATTGGCACCATCCAGATTTTCCATTGGACGGTATTCACCCATTGCGTGAAGATGAAGAAGCGAAAGCACATCGAAAGTCTGATATCGCAAATTACCGTACATATTTACACGAGCAAGTGAAGGAGCTCCTCACGAATTACGGTAAAATTGATTATCTTTGGTTTGACTTTTCTTACCCTGATAAGGATTGGGGCTGGTCTACTGGCAAGGGGAAGGACGACTGGGGATCAGAGGAGCTCGAACGCCTTGCGTTGCAATTGCAGCCGGATCTCATATTCAATAACCGGATGGATTTAGATCGCGGTGTAGTTACGCCGGAGCAGTATCAGCCGAAAGGTCCTGCGACGCGAGATGGTGTGCCGGTCATTTGGGAGGCTTGCCAAACGTTGACAGGGTCCTGGGGATATGACCGCGACAACCTTGATTTTAAGTCGCCAGAGCTTCTCGTCAAAATGCTGATTGATACTGTTTCAAAAAATGGAAACCTGCTATTAAATGTTGGTCCAAACGGTCGTGGTGAGTTTGAGACGAGAGCGCTGCATAGTTTATCTGAGATTGGTGAATGGATGAGGCTGCATGAGTGCTCGATCGTTGGGACGGGGCGAAGTGAGCTCGCTGTGCCAGAGGATTGCCGCCTGACACAGCGTGGCAGTACGGTGTACGTGCATCTGTTCTCGTGGCCTTTGAAGCATTTGCATATGCCTCATTTGGAGGGAAAAATCGATTACGCTCAGTTTCTTCATGACGCCTCCGAAGTTCGTTTTAAACAGCATGATCCGAGTGAAGCCCATTCCCATACAGATGCCGAAGTGGACCCTGGGAGTGTGACATTTGAGCTGCCAGTGCAAAAGCCTGATGTGCTAGTTCCAGTCATTGAAGTGTTTTTAAAAGAGGATGCGTAA
- a CDS encoding thiol reductase thioredoxin gives MVIGEGEAVIYIGKAVCPYCQIFVKKLKKVAEETDTLIYYVNSAEESDWEGITAFRNEYDIPTVPGLIYTNSDIVNVKCDSSMPEEEIKAFINK, from the coding sequence TTGGTCATTGGAGAAGGCGAAGCCGTTATCTATATTGGCAAGGCTGTATGTCCTTATTGTCAAATATTCGTTAAAAAACTTAAAAAAGTTGCTGAAGAAACGGATACCCTTATCTATTATGTCAATAGTGCTGAAGAGTCTGATTGGGAAGGTATTACAGCCTTCCGAAATGAATATGACATTCCAACGGTTCCTGGTCTAATCTATACGAATAGTGACATAGTAAATGTGAAATGCGATTCATCGATGCCAGAAGAAGAAATTAAAGCCTTTATAAATAAGTAA